AGCTGTGAGCAAACGTTGCCATCTCTGCTGTTTGACCCGCCCATCTCTTCTGCTGTTCCCGCccacctaccaatgaaaaacgagtaggcGGTCTTGTTTGCAGACCGTCACTCCCACCGTTGCTTGACTAcctactcgtttttcattggtaggtggGCGGGAACAGCAGAAGAGCGGGTCGAACAACAAAGACGGCCACGGCCGTGAAGGTTTTGCTCACAGCTGAaagagcaggtatgtgggggaacGGATTGTGCTCAACTTTAAACTGAATGAAAACCGGCTGATAAAAAATAATGGATTGCAATTAGAAAAAGGCTTATATCCATTCCCCAAAGGCAAAGGGGGATTTTAATTTTAGACAATTCGTCCCCTTTAATCGTAACTTCTAAATCTGAATCTAGCCCCAGGCTTACTGCAGCACTtactgatatacaggtatgggacctgttatcctgaaacctcgGGACCTGgccttttctggataacagatctttccgtaatttggatcttcataccttaagtctactagaaaaacatttaaacattaaataaccccaataggctggttttgcttccaataaggtttcaatggggcagattcactaaagggtgaattttcgccagagaGCGCTTTGGCACACTCCGTGCCACTAAGCCAGAAGCAAATTCGTTACACTTTGCTTATTCTcttaaatgcaaagttgtgtttcagcagccaaacgctggcaaattaTCGCTATCGTgtagtgtgagcatttcatagtgaatttccattagcgttcatttctgcctaacgaTACTTCGCTAGCATTCTTGtgcttaagtcaatttgaataggacgggtgcCTAAAAGTCATATGgtcgtctttattagtgatggtgcaAAGCttcaagtggccactttttcaaacacatgtccaatgagccataataaagacagaggagatcctctaatgccctagacatgagcccaccctaaaacaaatgtgccattttagtttaaaaaatttgttcacacataaGTCTTTAATAGTTAAGACTTTTGAAGgcaagttgccagcgttttttacaactttaatgcatttccggcatacaggatatgatgtcactgacataagattgaggaagatgtagctttgtttaatcagttcacctggtctgaggtggcgaagtaaacgctggtgaaagaggtaacgctcagtaaaattcgcacttaactgaatttgcagagtaacgatcggttgacagagcgaaaagtcgtctagcaatagagtgtgaatgaatgctAAAGACGgtctcgttcgctagcgaattgtcctctacgcctgttcgtgaattggcgatgtccctgccaatgggatttctggcaaattgttgCTAGCattggccacttcaccctttagttgATCTGCCCCAtgatatcttcgtttggatcatttcttattacagagaaaaaggaaataatttttggattatttgtataaaatggggtctatgggagacacccatCCCGTTATTggggtttccacataacagatcccatatgccTATAGAGCTGTTTTCTCTTCTAAGTTCTGGGCTGCTCTTGTTCCATTTTAGGGCATCGGAGGGGCCCTAAAATGGGGCCCCTACCCCAGGAGCAAatctcccttctcccctcccccAGCAAATACCTTCTTTGTGCGCTGATGCTCGTTATTTCAGCTGCAGTAGAGCAAGGGGAGGCCAGGTAGGAATCGACTCTGCCAGCCaaggggagcgggtctgggcctgAGGGGTCCCATCTgcacagtccaaccctggctaGGGGGGAAATCTTGGTGCCAACAAATGACAAATATCAGGATTTCCACATTGAGCTGAACTCTGGGGGCCATATTAACCCAGAAAAGCAGTTTGGTGGAGCAAGAGCTTACTGTATAACAACCAGATACATCGGTAGTCAACAAAGATCAAGCAGCATGGCACCTGTGTTTTGCCATTACCCTAAAAGATTAATAGAAAGGTCATTATAAAAACTAGATCATATAATAATTGTATTTGCAAACATACTCACTGTCTGTTTATAACTGAAACTGAAATGCAATGGTGTCCAGTTGCAACATATCAACTATATAAAAATGTCCTAgagcatatataaaaaatatataaatacagccttaGAACACTATCAATTATCAGTCGTATATGAAAGTTTTCCAGCCATTTATCACTTGGGATACGTAGTTCATCACACTTGGAGAGTCAATTATTGGCTCCTGCTGGCCATAAGTCAATGTCATTTTGGTAAAATTGTGTTACGATCTccagaaaaaaagccagaatTGTCATGGCCTAGCAGCCCAAGCTAAACAAAGACATACCATAAAACTAAGACAGCATATGTACAAGTATTTTATTGTATTGAGCACAAGCCTATAAGAATATGAGAAGATAGAACAGGTCTCAGCTGACATCCGATATTTCCTTAAGGCTGCTGCTTTCACCTTTACTCTTTCGATCATCAATGTATTCTTGATCTGGGTAAATGAGGAAACCCGTAAATAGACTATCTGTCCAGTACGGGTCATAAAAGAGTCCATTCTGTTCTGAGTAGAATATCTGCAGCCATACTTCATCTCCACGTTTCAATGGAAGGATCGTGGAGCCTGATGCAATGTCATGGTTTCCAGTGTTGGCGTCAAAAGTCTTTATCCTGTATTGTCCATTGTGCACCAGTCCGATGGCTAAGTGTTTGTTGGCCAAGGTGATATCATACGTGAAGAAATAAATTCCAGGTATTTTACAGACATATTTCCCACTGGAAACATTATAATGGCCACCTTCATTCATAAGGACTTTGTCGAATTTAATAGGCAATCTTTCCTTTGGGTAACTTTTTGTAACTGCAACAGAGAAAGCTGACTTGGCTTTCTTCGAGCCACACCTGCATGGTCCTGGCATGCCAGTATCTCCTTTCTTGCCCTTAAATCCTTGTGTTCCAGACTCCCCAGCCTTTCCTTGATCTCCCCGAATTCCATTTGGCCCTCTAGGGCCAGCTCTTCCAATGGCTCCTGGTTTTCCCTTTATTCCTGGTTTACCTGGATTCCCAGTTCTACCATGTGCAGCTGTGGAATAAAAGTATTGTATTGAGgtaaaacaaactgcaaaaaacaaaatacacagaaggtatgggacctgttatccagaatgctcgggacctgggcttttccagataacagatcattccataatttggatctccataccctaactctactagaaaataatttaatcattaactAAACCGGACAGGcttattttgtctccaataaggattaattatatcttagtttggatcaaatacaaggtactgttttattgttacagagaatgAGAAGataaaattaaggggcagatttatcaaagttcaaggtAAATTTTCGATTGAAAGAGAGGTGCgtagacacaaaacgcgtcagacctcagacgcttgtGTGCATGtcaaatgttcaaataaaatttatatcTTTTTAACTTGGAATTTTGACTTCGGTGAGGTCCAGAGTGCGCTGCCGTACAGACTGACTATCAATTATACCGTGATCCCTTGGTGACGGACTCGGGGCAGCTGCACCTGGGTCAAAGCACTAATCTCGTAAGAAATCAATCTACTGTGTGAATAAGTTTGTTATAGCAGAGACTGCTTCCCCTCCTAAGCGTGGGGTTTGGGGCGGTATGTAATTGGTAAGACGTATATTAGGAAATTTTAAGTCCGATTTGCTTACTGGTACCAGTTATTTGAACTAGAATTGTGAAAAAACGCTCcctgtttttttg
Above is a genomic segment from Xenopus laevis strain J_2021 chromosome 3L, Xenopus_laevis_v10.1, whole genome shotgun sequence containing:
- the c1qtnf2.L gene encoding complement C1q tumor necrosis factor-related protein 2, which gives rise to MINLILLLWTVSCSADNLLSSPAKGDSHFPTENSQLFCSLPGPPGPPGVPGHPGSPGTIGRIGFPGKDGKDGKDGDKGEKGDEAAHGRTGNPGKPGIKGKPGAIGRAGPRGPNGIRGDQGKAGESGTQGFKGKKGDTGMPGPCRCGSKKAKSAFSVAVTKSYPKERLPIKFDKVLMNEGGHYNVSSGKYVCKIPGIYFFTYDITLANKHLAIGLVHNGQYRIKTFDANTGNHDIASGSTILPLKRGDEVWLQIFYSEQNGLFYDPYWTDSLFTGFLIYPDQEYIDDRKSKGESSSLKEISDVS